One Microplitis demolitor isolate Queensland-Clemson2020A chromosome 2, iyMicDemo2.1a, whole genome shotgun sequence DNA segment encodes these proteins:
- the LOC103578562 gene encoding tigger transposable element-derived protein 4-like has product MSQNKRKVFSIEEKSHIIWRLENGESNTEIAKECGVSHSTISTIWKNRDKIKVLFENNSLKLKRARASEHKVIEDALLTWFKHQRTNNVPISGPILQQKANDFARLMGKENFECSSSWVQRFRARHNIVAGKVCGEAAGVPEGVSEEWLSHKWPSLCAGYTPEEIFNADETGLFYNLTPDKTLKFKGEECKGGKLSKTRITVLVAANMTGSCKRILLVIGKAKKPRCFKNIQSLPVTYENNTRSWMTSQIFEKWLRSWDSELKSREKKILLLVDNCPAHPVVSNLKCIKLVFLPPNVTSVLQPMDQGVIKALKTQYRKLQVLQMIQNIENSKPINSLSVLDAILMISEAWEKVTQTTIANCFRHAGFYDLSPSQTEDDDDIPLVRLIQSTDEDDNVPLAELVTQLQRSTASEQTIQIEEFVGIDDSVAVCALVTEEEILAEAESNNRNIDEENEDLQDPEEQFQPTTISEALNAVTVLQKFFAFNDQFDSDDAHVLRSMKRKMQRIFETGLKKKQTKMTDYFKK; this is encoded by the coding sequence ATGTCGCAAAATAAAAGGAAAGTGTTTTCTATTGAAGAAAAATCTCATATCATATGGAGATTAGAAAATGGCGAGTCGAATACTGAAATTGCAAAGGAGTGTGGAGTTTCGCACTCGACGATATCAACGATTTGGAAGaatagagataaaataaaagtacttttCGAAAACAACTCTTTAAAACTGAAACGAGCGAGGGCAAGTGAACATAAAGTTATAGAAGATGCTTTATTAACATGGTTTAAACATCAGAGGACTAACAACGTCCCCATAAGTGGCCCGATTCTGCAACAAAAAGCCAATGACTTTGCTCGTCTAATGGGTAAGGAAAACTTtgagtgttcgtcgtcttggGTACAACGATTTCGTGCTCGTCATAATATTGTAGCAGGAAAAGTTTGCGGTGAAGCGGCTGGCGTTCCCGAAGGAGTATCTGAAGAGTGGCTCTCTCATAAGTGGCCTTCACTGTGTGCAGGATACACACCGGAGGAAATATTTAATGCTGATGAAACAggattgttttataatttaacccCTGACAAAACACTTAAATTCAAAGGCGAGGAATGCAAGGGCGGAAAGTTGTCCAAAACAAGAATAACAGTACTCGTTGCGGCCAATATGACTGGTTCATGTAAAAGAATACTGTTGGTGATAGGAAAAGCTAAAAAACCGCGTTGCTTTAAAAACATTCAATCTTTGCCTGTAACTTATGAAAACAACACTAGGTCCTGGATGACatcacaaatttttgaaaaatggctgCGTAGCTGGGATTCTGAATTGAAgtctagagaaaaaaaaatacttctcCTAGTAGACAACTGTCCCGCTCACCCTGTAGTCTCCAATCTGAAATGCATAAAGCTTGTGTTTTTACCGCCCAATGTCACCTCAGTTTTACAGCCTATGGACCAAGGAGTGATAAAAGCTTTAAAAACACAATACAGAAAACTGCAAGTGTTACAAATGATACAGAATATTGAAAACAGCAAACCTATTAACAGTCTTTCTGTTCTGGATGCAATACTAATGATTTCGGAAGCTTGGGAAAAGGTCACACAAACCACTATAGCAAACTGCTTTCGCCATGCAGGTTTCTATGATCTCTCTCCATCACAAACGGAGGACGACGATGATATTCCGCTAGTGAGACTCATACAATCTACAGATGAAGATGACAATGTACCACTTGCTGAATTGGTTACTCAGCTTCAAAGATCTACTGCTTCAGAACAAACAATTCAGATAGAGGAATTTGTTGGAATAGATGACAGTGTCGCGGTGTGCGCCTTAGTTACTGAGGAAGAAATTCTTGCAGAAGCTGAAAGTAATAACCGTAACATTGACGAAGAAAACGAAGACCTGCAAGATCCCGAAGAACAGTTTCAGCCAACAACAATTTCCGAGGCTCTTAACGCTGTAACAgttttgcaaaaattttttgccttTAACGATCAGTTTGATAGTGATGATGCACATGTCTTGAGGAGTATGAAACGTAAAATGCAAAGAATATTTGAGACTgggctgaaaaaaaaacagaccAAAATGACTGATTACTTTAAAAAGTAG